In Opitutaceae bacterium TAV5, one genomic interval encodes:
- a CDS encoding ABC transporter permease yields MNSVTAATTAATSGAAVPSAHPEASGVAPRTRGASTVTTAAGSRKRYARIKPGYVLPVILPIVILAAWQLATTNVWVPPIMLPSPVRVFNTARDLFADGILFNDFITSITIVIQGFAWGSSIGLVLGAWAGLSRHVERFFGPTLDALRSVPPLAILPLIILWAGVGDLGKVIVISKTVFFPVFLNTVQGIRSVQKEYVEVGHVFRLTRWQFVRKIIVPGALPSILVGVRFAAGLSWAMIIAAEMLSGHEGLGYLIQRAQDLLFTDQMFVAIFVIAAFGLGLDLILRRIERRLLRWKQGYVG; encoded by the coding sequence ATGAATTCCGTCACTGCCGCAACTACCGCCGCCACCTCGGGCGCCGCCGTTCCTTCCGCTCATCCCGAAGCCTCCGGCGTGGCGCCCCGGACGCGCGGCGCCTCCACCGTCACCACCGCAGCCGGAAGCCGCAAGCGGTACGCGCGGATCAAACCGGGCTATGTGCTTCCGGTCATTCTCCCGATCGTCATCCTTGCCGCCTGGCAGCTCGCCACGACCAACGTCTGGGTGCCGCCGATCATGCTGCCCTCGCCCGTACGCGTCTTCAACACCGCCCGGGATCTTTTCGCGGACGGCATTCTCTTCAACGATTTTATCACCAGCATCACCATCGTCATCCAGGGGTTTGCCTGGGGCTCAAGCATCGGCCTCGTGCTCGGCGCCTGGGCCGGTCTTTCGCGCCACGTCGAGCGTTTCTTCGGACCGACGCTCGATGCCCTCCGCTCCGTGCCGCCGCTCGCCATCCTGCCGCTCATCATTCTCTGGGCGGGCGTCGGCGATCTCGGCAAGGTCATCGTCATCTCGAAGACCGTGTTTTTCCCGGTCTTTCTCAACACCGTGCAAGGCATCCGCTCCGTACAGAAGGAATACGTCGAGGTCGGCCATGTCTTCAGGCTCACCCGCTGGCAATTTGTCCGCAAGATCATCGTCCCGGGCGCCCTGCCCTCGATCCTCGTCGGCGTGCGCTTTGCCGCCGGCCTCTCGTGGGCAATGATCATCGCCGCCGAAATGCTCTCCGGTCACGAAGGCCTCGGCTATCTGATCCAGCGCGCCCAGGACCTCCTCTTCACGGACCAGATGTTCGTCGCCATCTTCGTCATCGCCGCCTTCGGCCTCGGGCTCGACCTGATTCTCCGCCGCATCGAACGCCGCCTCCTCCGCTGGAAACAGGGTTATGTCGGATGA
- a CDS encoding nitrate ABC transporter substrate-binding protein, with product MSATLSDIPAAKSGQTKTAASPAVEITYTICPIYVASHVALELGWLEEEIRKAGGSPGFLRAKPDNGLHAHFSHRHDNLFRDGGIVPSIWAKADNTDTTLLALTAAPHGGGQILVRADSGIRRVADLRGRKIGLSRITNPGKIDWWRATSERGIELALALHGLGRDDVRIVDVEHDDSHFSGRGAGHPQVGGFLTGAKPADAWARLRERTIPGFVPEVQALQDGQVDAVFTNFGRAIALQRTGLFTAIEDLGRHPDWTLQVSNSPWALTVNTDLVKNHPEIVVAYLRAAIRAGRWINAHRAAAADILHRVTYPPTPADTLREITPVDFVPNLSAQNLAAAEIKKQFLLSHGYIKRDFSVKEWAAPDLLAQAHRSLPA from the coding sequence ATGAGTGCCACTCTCTCCGACATCCCGGCCGCAAAGTCCGGCCAGACAAAAACCGCCGCGTCTCCGGCGGTTGAAATCACCTACACCATCTGCCCGATTTACGTGGCCTCTCATGTCGCCCTCGAACTCGGCTGGCTGGAGGAAGAAATCCGCAAGGCCGGAGGTTCGCCCGGTTTCCTGCGCGCCAAGCCCGACAACGGCCTCCACGCCCATTTCAGTCATCGCCATGACAATCTTTTCCGCGACGGCGGCATCGTCCCTTCCATCTGGGCCAAGGCCGACAACACCGACACCACGCTCCTCGCCCTGACCGCCGCGCCTCATGGCGGCGGCCAGATTCTCGTCCGGGCCGACTCCGGCATCCGCCGCGTGGCCGACCTGCGCGGTCGCAAGATCGGACTCTCCCGCATCACCAATCCGGGCAAGATCGACTGGTGGCGCGCCACCTCCGAACGCGGCATCGAGCTCGCCCTCGCCCTCCACGGCCTCGGCCGCGACGATGTCCGGATCGTCGATGTCGAGCACGACGACAGTCACTTCTCCGGTCGCGGCGCCGGGCATCCCCAGGTCGGCGGTTTTCTCACCGGCGCCAAACCCGCCGACGCGTGGGCTCGCCTCCGCGAAAGGACGATCCCCGGCTTCGTCCCCGAAGTGCAGGCTCTCCAGGACGGCCAGGTCGATGCCGTGTTCACCAACTTCGGCCGCGCCATCGCCCTGCAACGCACCGGCCTTTTCACCGCGATCGAGGACCTCGGCCGCCATCCGGACTGGACGCTGCAAGTCTCCAACAGCCCGTGGGCGCTGACGGTCAACACCGACCTCGTCAAAAACCATCCGGAAATCGTCGTCGCGTATCTCCGCGCCGCCATCCGCGCCGGCCGCTGGATCAACGCCCATCGCGCCGCCGCCGCCGACATCCTCCATCGCGTCACCTATCCGCCGACGCCCGCCGACACACTGCGCGAGATCACGCCGGTCGATTTCGTACCGAATCTTTCCGCACAGAATCTCGCCGCCGCCGAAATCAAAAAACAGTTCCTCCTCTCGCACGGTTACATCAAGCGCGACTTCAGCGTGAAGGAATGGGCTGCGCCCGACCTCCTCGCCCAGGCCCACCGCAGCCTTCCCGCCTGA
- a CDS encoding nitrate ABC transporter substrate-binding protein, with protein sequence MSTATLPTTVTTAPVATQTPVAIDIHYTICPVFVASNVALELGWIEEEVKKAGGKLNYLFTGSDDAHYLPHFSHRHDNLFRDGGNIPSIWAKADNTDTTLVGLTWAPHGGQIVVRAGSGIHRAADLAGRRIALYKSEHAGKVDWWRATSHHGILLALKLAGLTTDDVELVDINDADRPWGGGARPADVWATRPAERRILGSEGVALREGQVDALFTSLGRARSLVETGEFTIIEDLGRHPDWTLQINNSPWALTVNTELAQKHPEIVTGYVRAAVRAGRWINANRAAAAEILHRTNFYPSVASLEQAIRHIDFVPNLSARNLAAITLQKNFLLKYGYIKNDFDVSSWADARFLNEAANSL encoded by the coding sequence ATGTCCACCGCCACCCTTCCGACCACCGTCACCACCGCTCCCGTCGCGACCCAAACACCTGTCGCGATCGATATCCACTACACCATCTGCCCCGTCTTCGTCGCCTCCAACGTTGCGCTCGAACTCGGGTGGATCGAAGAGGAAGTCAAAAAAGCCGGCGGCAAACTGAACTACCTGTTCACCGGCTCCGACGACGCCCACTACCTTCCCCACTTCAGTCACCGGCACGACAACCTCTTCCGCGATGGCGGCAACATTCCCTCCATCTGGGCCAAGGCCGACAACACCGACACCACGCTCGTCGGCCTCACCTGGGCGCCGCATGGCGGCCAGATCGTCGTCCGCGCCGGTTCCGGCATTCATCGCGCCGCCGACCTCGCCGGCCGCCGCATTGCCCTCTACAAAAGCGAACACGCCGGCAAGGTCGACTGGTGGCGCGCCACCAGCCATCACGGCATCCTTCTCGCGCTCAAACTCGCCGGCCTCACCACCGATGATGTCGAACTGGTGGACATCAATGACGCCGACCGCCCCTGGGGCGGTGGCGCCCGTCCCGCCGATGTCTGGGCCACCCGTCCCGCCGAACGCCGCATCCTCGGCTCCGAAGGCGTGGCGCTGCGCGAAGGCCAGGTGGATGCTCTCTTCACCAGCCTCGGCCGCGCCCGCTCGCTGGTGGAGACCGGCGAGTTCACCATCATCGAGGATCTCGGCCGCCACCCCGACTGGACGCTCCAGATCAACAACAGCCCCTGGGCGCTGACCGTGAACACCGAACTCGCGCAAAAGCATCCGGAAATCGTCACCGGCTATGTTCGCGCCGCCGTCCGTGCCGGACGCTGGATCAACGCCAACCGCGCCGCTGCCGCGGAAATTCTCCACCGGACCAATTTTTATCCCTCGGTCGCTTCTCTGGAGCAGGCCATCCGGCACATCGACTTCGTGCCCAACCTCTCCGCGCGCAACCTCGCCGCCATCACTCTCCAGAAAAACTTCCTCCTGAAATACGGCTACATCAAAAACGACTTCGACGTATCCTCCTGGGCCGATGCCCGCTTCCTCAACGAAGCGGCGAACAGCCTCTGA
- a CDS encoding nitrate ABC transporter substrate-binding protein yields the protein MSTSPSAPLHSTATASTPVAAIYTLCPVLVASNIAVELGWLDEEFARAGARAIYLRSLPSSGSWEAHFNHDSPSLFRDGGNSPAIHARADLRDTRLLGLTQAQPAGKILVRADAPVYRVADLKGRRFALYRSLNDDKIDHRRATSEHGIEKTLTVHGLTRADIEIVDIDDDDDRPGLPAQRPAELWARYPRNGWTLEAIALKEGRVDALFDYSVGGARALEQTGEFKVIEDLDRHPDWTLRIANSPRTISVSAEFADQHPEVVVAFLRASIRAGRWINAHPDAAAELFRRVTVYPDAASIAAALPHYDLVPDLSAQNLAGLQIETDFLHARGYIQNALDVKTWAAPDYLAEALRTL from the coding sequence ATGAGCACCTCCCCGTCCGCCCCCCTCCACTCCACGGCCACCGCATCCACTCCGGTCGCGGCGATCTACACCCTCTGCCCGGTCCTTGTCGCGTCCAACATCGCCGTCGAGCTCGGGTGGCTCGACGAGGAGTTTGCCCGCGCCGGCGCCCGCGCCATTTACCTGCGCTCCCTGCCCAGCAGCGGAAGCTGGGAGGCGCACTTCAATCACGATTCACCCAGTCTTTTCCGTGACGGCGGCAACAGCCCCGCCATCCACGCCCGCGCCGATCTGCGCGACACCCGCCTCCTCGGGCTCACCCAGGCCCAGCCGGCGGGCAAGATTCTCGTCCGCGCCGACGCCCCCGTTTACCGCGTCGCCGACCTGAAGGGCCGCCGCTTCGCCCTGTATCGGAGCCTCAACGACGACAAGATCGACCACCGCCGCGCCACCTCCGAACACGGCATCGAAAAAACGCTCACCGTCCACGGCCTCACCCGCGCCGACATCGAGATCGTCGACATCGACGATGACGACGACCGCCCCGGCCTGCCAGCGCAACGTCCCGCCGAGCTCTGGGCCCGGTATCCCCGCAATGGCTGGACCCTCGAAGCCATCGCGCTGAAGGAAGGCCGCGTCGACGCCCTCTTCGATTATTCCGTCGGCGGAGCCCGCGCGCTCGAGCAGACCGGCGAGTTCAAGGTCATCGAGGACCTCGACCGCCATCCCGACTGGACGCTCAGGATCGCCAACTCCCCGCGCACGATCTCGGTCAGCGCAGAGTTTGCCGACCAGCACCCGGAAGTCGTTGTCGCCTTCCTGCGTGCCAGCATCCGCGCCGGCCGCTGGATCAACGCCCATCCCGATGCCGCCGCCGAGCTCTTCCGCCGCGTCACCGTCTATCCCGACGCCGCCTCCATCGCCGCGGCGCTGCCGCATTACGACCTCGTACCCGATCTTTCCGCACAAAACCTCGCCGGCCTCCAGATCGAGACCGATTTCCTCCACGCCCGCGGCTACATCCAAAACGCCCTCGACGTAAAAACCTGGGCCGCGCCCGACTACCTCGCCGAAGCCCTCCGCACCCTCTGA
- a CDS encoding nitrate ABC transporter substrate-binding protein, with the protein MSTIATTTPASTATTSPAGKSALLDVYYTICPTFVASHIALELGWLDEEFRKAGANLKYLRAIPGDAGWLPHFSHKFDGHLFRDGGNIPSIWAHADHRPTRLLGLTAAPSGGQILVLANSGIHRVADLRGRKFGLTRSLNAAKVDFARGTAERGIEVSLALHGLTRKDVEIVDLPYADDRSHGHGVKPSEIWIRNQVKNQYLEGDDIAALREGRIDALYSHANRSAALVRTGEFKVIEDLGRHPDWTLGVANSPWAITVDQDLVDKKPGVAVAYLRAVIRAGRWANAHHEAAAALLHPFSLQPTVEDTARAIESIDLVPNLSPQNIAGITIEKDFLLSHGYVKRDFDVKQWAAPDLLAEAWRSL; encoded by the coding sequence ATGAGCACCATCGCCACCACCACACCTGCCAGCACCGCCACGACTTCGCCCGCCGGCAAGTCCGCCCTTCTCGACGTCTATTACACCATCTGCCCGACCTTCGTCGCCTCGCACATCGCGCTCGAGCTCGGCTGGCTCGACGAGGAGTTCCGCAAGGCCGGGGCCAACCTCAAGTACCTGCGTGCCATTCCCGGTGACGCCGGCTGGCTGCCACACTTCAGCCACAAGTTCGACGGGCATCTCTTCCGTGACGGCGGCAACATTCCCTCCATCTGGGCGCACGCCGACCATCGCCCCACCCGTCTCCTCGGCCTCACCGCCGCGCCTTCCGGCGGACAGATTCTCGTCCTCGCCAACTCCGGCATCCACCGCGTCGCCGACCTGCGCGGCCGCAAGTTCGGCCTCACCCGAAGCCTGAATGCCGCCAAGGTCGACTTTGCCCGCGGCACTGCCGAGCGCGGCATCGAGGTCTCGCTCGCGCTCCACGGCCTCACCCGCAAGGACGTTGAGATCGTCGATCTTCCCTATGCCGACGACCGCTCCCACGGCCATGGCGTCAAGCCTTCCGAAATCTGGATTCGCAATCAGGTGAAGAACCAGTACCTCGAAGGCGACGACATCGCCGCGCTGCGCGAAGGCCGTATCGACGCCCTCTACAGCCATGCCAACCGCTCCGCCGCCCTCGTGCGCACCGGCGAGTTCAAGGTCATCGAGGACCTCGGCCGTCATCCCGACTGGACGCTCGGCGTCGCCAACAGCCCTTGGGCCATCACCGTCGACCAGGATCTCGTTGACAAGAAACCCGGGGTGGCCGTCGCCTACCTGCGCGCCGTCATCCGCGCCGGACGATGGGCCAACGCCCACCATGAAGCCGCCGCTGCGCTTCTCCATCCGTTCTCGCTGCAGCCGACCGTCGAGGACACCGCCCGCGCGATCGAATCGATCGACCTCGTTCCCAACCTTTCCCCGCAAAACATCGCGGGCATCACCATCGAGAAAGATTTCCTGCTCTCGCACGGCTACGTGAAGCGCGACTTCGACGTGAAGCAATGGGCCGCGCCCGACCTCCTCGCCGAAGCCTGGCGCAGCCTCTGA
- a CDS encoding nitrate ABC transporter substrate-binding protein, translated as MKNKYHIRTRTAATLAAMTALASLVATTTASAAPKKLDVINIPLNSWTSIAAKKGWLQQEYAKYGTRVSLLDQGTAAVAGQEAALLARGDLHFASRMSYPALIHKSNGLDALIIWQSEQSDIYRTPLIALRESPLESIADLKGKNFGGSRVGCGWSSPYEALRDNGLPLDTPVKRGEVRFTTISSSTGLTSALLGGKIDFTATHIALGGWANLVTQGVIKVIGRSPADGEYVKGAGRPAFFALTRFANEYPELVKAFLDVRARTTKWIVENPDEAASIIARETRVPRYVAKFMITDASAFDFMAGEPSYETAVASIKSFQKWYKENDDDILAKQSLSDAQIEAFVDKRFFKGGEFSIYN; from the coding sequence ATGAAAAACAAATACCATATCCGCACCAGGACCGCGGCCACGCTGGCCGCTATGACCGCCCTCGCCTCCCTCGTCGCCACCACCACCGCCTCCGCCGCTCCGAAGAAACTGGATGTCATCAACATCCCGCTCAACTCGTGGACGTCCATCGCCGCCAAGAAAGGCTGGCTTCAGCAAGAGTACGCCAAGTACGGCACCCGCGTCTCCCTGCTCGACCAGGGAACCGCGGCGGTCGCCGGACAGGAAGCCGCCCTGCTCGCCCGCGGCGACCTGCACTTCGCCTCCCGCATGTCCTACCCGGCGCTCATCCACAAATCCAACGGACTCGATGCCCTCATCATCTGGCAATCCGAGCAGTCCGACATCTACCGCACGCCTCTCATCGCACTGCGCGAATCGCCGCTCGAGAGCATCGCCGACCTGAAAGGCAAAAACTTCGGAGGAAGCCGCGTCGGTTGCGGCTGGAGTTCTCCCTACGAAGCGCTCCGCGACAATGGCCTGCCGCTCGACACTCCCGTCAAGCGGGGTGAAGTGCGTTTCACGACCATTTCCAGCTCCACCGGCCTGACCTCGGCGCTTCTCGGCGGCAAGATCGACTTCACTGCCACGCATATCGCGCTCGGCGGCTGGGCCAATCTCGTCACCCAGGGTGTCATCAAGGTCATCGGACGCAGTCCGGCGGATGGAGAATACGTCAAGGGCGCAGGCCGCCCGGCCTTCTTCGCACTCACCAGGTTCGCGAACGAATATCCCGAGCTCGTCAAAGCTTTCCTCGACGTCCGCGCCCGAACCACCAAGTGGATCGTCGAGAATCCCGACGAGGCCGCATCCATCATCGCCCGCGAGACCCGTGTGCCTCGCTACGTCGCCAAGTTCATGATCACCGACGCCTCCGCATTCGACTTCATGGCCGGTGAACCCAGCTACGAGACGGCCGTCGCCAGCATCAAGTCGTTCCAGAAATGGTATAAGGAAAACGACGACGATATCCTCGCCAAACAGTCTCTCTCCGACGCCCAGATCGAAGCCTTCGTCGACAAACGGTTTTTCAAAGGAGGCGAATTCTCCATCTACAACTGA
- a CDS encoding nitrate ABC transporter substrate-binding protein, whose translation MSTTTLPAPAASAQTQTASSASLTEVVYTICPVFVASHVAVELGWLDEELRKAGASLKYLRSLSPEIGWLPHFSHKLDNLFRDGGNIPSIWAHADNVRTRLIGLTWSPAGGRILTRADSGIYRVAGLRGRKFGLSKSLNADKVDWWRGTGERSIEVALGLAGLTRKDVEIVDIGNPDNIGLGNASKPADLWTHRRRDDLYFTPEVQALRDGKVDAVYSSYGRALALERTGEFKSIEDLENHPDWTLQIANSPWALTVNADLADSHPEIVVAFLRASLRAGRWVNANREAAATILHRVTYYPTVEDTARAIRHVDFVHNLSPRNLAGIGIEKEFLLTHGYIKRDFDVNAWAAHDLLAEAHRSL comes from the coding sequence ATGTCCACCACCACGCTCCCGGCTCCCGCCGCCTCCGCCCAAACGCAAACCGCGTCCTCCGCCTCGCTCACCGAGGTCGTTTACACCATCTGCCCGGTCTTCGTCGCCTCGCACGTCGCCGTCGAGCTCGGCTGGCTCGACGAGGAGCTCCGCAAGGCCGGCGCCAGCCTCAAGTATCTCCGCTCGCTCTCGCCCGAGATCGGCTGGCTCCCGCACTTCAGCCACAAACTCGACAACCTCTTCCGCGACGGCGGCAACATCCCGTCTATCTGGGCCCACGCCGACAACGTGCGCACCCGCCTCATCGGCCTCACCTGGTCGCCCGCCGGCGGACGCATCCTCACCCGCGCCGATTCCGGCATCTATCGCGTGGCCGGGCTGCGCGGCCGCAAGTTCGGCCTCAGCAAGAGCCTCAACGCCGACAAAGTCGATTGGTGGCGCGGCACCGGCGAGCGTTCCATCGAAGTCGCCCTCGGCCTTGCCGGCCTCACCCGCAAGGACGTCGAGATCGTTGACATCGGGAACCCCGACAACATCGGCCTCGGCAATGCCTCCAAACCCGCCGACCTCTGGACCCATCGCCGCCGCGACGACCTCTATTTCACACCCGAGGTGCAGGCGCTCCGCGACGGCAAGGTCGACGCCGTTTACAGCAGCTACGGACGCGCCCTCGCGCTCGAACGCACCGGCGAGTTCAAGAGCATCGAGGACCTTGAAAACCATCCCGACTGGACGCTGCAAATCGCCAACAGCCCCTGGGCCCTGACGGTCAACGCCGACCTCGCCGACAGCCATCCCGAAATCGTCGTCGCCTTCCTGCGCGCCTCGCTCCGCGCCGGCCGCTGGGTCAACGCCAATCGCGAAGCCGCCGCCACGATCCTCCATCGCGTCACCTACTACCCGACCGTCGAGGACACCGCCCGGGCCATCCGCCACGTCGACTTCGTCCACAATCTCTCTCCGCGCAACCTCGCCGGCATCGGGATCGAAAAGGAATTCCTGCTCACCCACGGCTACATCAAGCGCGACTTCGACGTCAACGCCTGGGCCGCCCACGACCTCCTCGCCGAGGCACACCGCTCCCTCTGA
- a CDS encoding nitrate ABC transporter substrate-binding protein, giving the protein MSTATLPTPAAATAAPAQSADAAPVIQANYTICPVLVASNVAVELGWLEEEIRKVGGNLNYLGALPESVGFLPHFSHKLDNFFRDGGNIPAIWAKADHTDTRLIGLTAAARSAGHILVRADSGVHTVAGLRGRKFGLYRSLNAGKVDFWRGTGERAIELALALHGLARKDVEILDLDHDDDTFRRGGKPSEIFKDDVPSFAEVEVNALAEGRVDAIYSWPGRSRRLEATGTFKVIEDLDRHPDWTLGVANSPWTITVNTAFSKEHPEVVVAYLRAAIRAGRWVNANRAAAADILQRVAFGLDIDEVRAYVATLPDFVPDLSAKNLAGIEIEKQFLLSHGYISRDFDVKQWAAPEFLEQARRSLSA; this is encoded by the coding sequence ATGTCCACCGCCACGCTCCCGACTCCTGCCGCCGCCACCGCCGCGCCCGCGCAATCCGCCGACGCCGCTCCCGTCATCCAGGCCAACTACACCATTTGCCCGGTGCTCGTCGCCTCCAACGTCGCCGTCGAACTCGGCTGGCTCGAGGAGGAAATCCGCAAGGTCGGCGGCAACCTCAACTACCTCGGCGCCCTGCCCGAGTCCGTCGGCTTCCTCCCGCACTTCAGTCACAAGCTCGACAACTTTTTCCGCGATGGCGGCAACATCCCCGCCATCTGGGCCAAGGCCGACCACACCGACACCCGGCTCATCGGCCTGACTGCCGCCGCCCGCAGCGCCGGCCATATTCTGGTGCGCGCCGATTCCGGCGTCCACACCGTGGCCGGTCTGCGCGGACGCAAGTTCGGCCTCTATCGCAGCCTCAATGCCGGCAAGGTCGACTTCTGGCGCGGCACTGGCGAGCGTGCCATCGAGCTCGCCCTCGCCCTGCACGGCCTTGCCCGCAAGGACGTCGAGATTCTCGATCTCGATCACGACGACGACACCTTCCGCCGCGGCGGCAAGCCCTCCGAAATTTTCAAGGACGACGTCCCGAGCTTTGCCGAAGTCGAGGTCAACGCCCTCGCCGAAGGCCGCGTCGATGCCATCTATTCCTGGCCGGGCCGTTCCCGCCGGCTCGAGGCCACGGGCACGTTCAAGGTCATCGAAGATCTCGACCGCCATCCCGACTGGACGCTCGGCGTCGCCAACAGCCCGTGGACGATCACCGTCAACACCGCGTTCTCGAAAGAGCACCCGGAAGTCGTCGTCGCCTACCTCCGCGCTGCCATCCGCGCCGGCCGCTGGGTCAACGCCAACCGCGCCGCCGCCGCCGACATTCTCCAGCGCGTCGCCTTCGGCTTGGACATCGACGAAGTCCGCGCCTACGTCGCCACGCTCCCCGACTTCGTTCCTGACCTCTCGGCCAAAAACCTCGCCGGCATTGAAATCGAAAAACAGTTCCTGCTCTCGCACGGCTACATCAGCCGAGACTTCGACGTGAAACAGTGGGCCGCTCCCGAATTCCTCGAACAAGCCCGCCGCTCCCTCTCCGCCTGA
- a CDS encoding nitrate ABC transporter substrate-binding protein: MSTATLTAPVQSSSATRGLTEAYYTICPVLTASNVAVELGWLEDEFRRVHAKPVYLRSLPGNAGWLPHYTHALHPLIRDGGSIPTIQVHADLEDTTLVALTGNQSGGQIVTRAGTGIHRVADLRGRKIGLFHSLNKGKIDFSRATAERGILLALELAGLKRQEVEIVDLEDADDPSFLQPASKPSGLWSQLRDERVGFNGLGKDAQALRDGRIDAIYANHGRSHTLVRTGEFTVIEDLSRYPDWTLQIANGPSTNAVSTSLAKEHPEIVIAFLRASIRAGRWINANREAAADIFKRVTFFTCSRQILKAIRDIDFVPNLSPQNLAATTLQKNFLRDHGYLKNDFDVKDWANSAFLEEALRGL; encoded by the coding sequence ATGAGCACCGCCACACTCACCGCCCCCGTCCAGTCGTCATCCGCCACCCGCGGTCTGACCGAAGCGTATTACACGATCTGCCCCGTCCTCACCGCCTCCAACGTCGCGGTCGAGCTCGGCTGGCTCGAAGACGAATTTCGCCGCGTGCACGCGAAACCTGTTTATCTGCGCTCCCTGCCCGGCAATGCCGGCTGGCTCCCGCACTACACACACGCGCTCCATCCGCTCATCCGTGATGGCGGCTCCATCCCCACCATCCAGGTGCACGCCGATCTCGAGGACACCACGCTCGTCGCGCTCACCGGCAACCAGTCCGGCGGCCAGATCGTGACCCGCGCCGGCACCGGCATCCACCGCGTCGCCGACCTGCGCGGTCGCAAGATCGGCCTCTTCCACAGCCTCAACAAGGGCAAGATCGACTTCTCCCGCGCCACCGCCGAACGCGGCATTCTCCTCGCCCTCGAACTCGCCGGTCTCAAGCGCCAGGAGGTCGAAATCGTGGACCTCGAAGATGCCGACGACCCGTCCTTCCTCCAGCCCGCCTCGAAACCGTCCGGACTCTGGTCGCAACTCCGCGACGAGCGGGTCGGCTTCAACGGCCTCGGCAAGGATGCGCAGGCGCTGCGCGACGGCCGCATCGACGCCATCTACGCCAATCACGGCCGTTCGCACACCCTCGTGCGCACCGGCGAGTTCACCGTCATCGAGGATCTCTCGCGTTATCCCGACTGGACGCTCCAGATCGCCAACGGTCCGTCCACCAACGCCGTGAGCACCTCGCTCGCCAAAGAGCATCCGGAAATCGTCATCGCTTTCCTGCGCGCCTCGATCCGCGCCGGCCGCTGGATCAACGCCAACCGGGAGGCTGCCGCCGACATCTTCAAGCGCGTCACCTTCTTCACCTGCTCGCGGCAAATCCTGAAGGCGATCCGCGACATCGACTTTGTCCCCAATCTCTCGCCGCAAAATCTCGCCGCCACCACCCTCCAGAAAAACTTCCTCCGCGATCACGGCTACCTGAAGAACGACTTCGATGTGAAGGACTGGGCCAACTCCGCCTTCCTCGAAGAAGCCCTGCGCGGACTCTGA